A window of Aquitalea denitrificans contains these coding sequences:
- the katG gene encoding catalase/peroxidase HPI produces the protein MSNTDWWPNALNLDILHQHDSKTNPMGSDFDYHEQVKKLDVEALKTDLKTLMTNSQPWWPADWGHYGGLMIRMAWHSAGSYRIADGRGGAGTGNQRFAPLNSWPDNANLDKARRLLWPIKKKYGNKLSWADLMILAGNMAYESMGLKTFGFSFGREDIWHPEKDIYWGSEKKWLAPSGGEGSRYSGSRTLENPLAAVMMGLIYVNPEGVDGQPDPQKTAHDIRETFARMAMNDEETVALTAGGHTVGKTHGNGDASRLGAAPEGADLEEQGLGWMNHTSRGIGRDTVTSGIEGAWTTHPTQWDNGYFDMLLGHEWTLSKSPAGAWQWVPIDIREEDKPVDVENPDIRCMPIMTDADMAMKVDPEYRKISERFHQDPAYFSDVFARAWFKLTHRDMGPKARYIGPDTPQEELIWQDPIPAGRTDYDVDAVKAKIAASGLSIAELVCTAWDSARTFRGSDKRGGANGARIRLAPQKDWAGNEPAQLAKVLAVLEKIAAEFSISVADAIVLGGNVGIEQAAKAAGHALTLPFAPGRGDATAEQTDADSFAVLEPLADGFRNWLKQDFTVSAEELLLDRAQLMRLTASEMTVLVGGLRVLDSNHGSSKLGVFTDRPGQLTTDFFVNLTDMAYTWKPAGRNLYEICERSTGAVKWTASRVDLVFGSNSILRAYAEVYAQDDNQQKFIQDFAAAWTKVMNADRYDLS, from the coding sequence ATGTCCAACACCGACTGGTGGCCTAATGCGCTTAATCTGGACATCCTGCATCAGCACGACAGCAAGACCAATCCGATGGGGTCGGACTTTGACTACCATGAGCAAGTGAAAAAGCTGGATGTTGAGGCTCTGAAAACAGACCTCAAGACCCTGATGACCAACAGCCAACCCTGGTGGCCTGCTGACTGGGGCCACTACGGCGGCCTGATGATCCGCATGGCATGGCACTCTGCCGGCAGCTATCGCATTGCAGACGGTCGTGGCGGTGCCGGCACCGGCAATCAGCGCTTTGCTCCGCTTAACTCCTGGCCGGACAATGCCAATCTGGACAAGGCACGCCGCCTTTTGTGGCCCATCAAAAAGAAATACGGCAACAAGCTCAGCTGGGCCGACCTGATGATTCTGGCTGGCAACATGGCCTATGAATCCATGGGTCTCAAGACTTTCGGTTTTTCCTTTGGTCGCGAGGATATCTGGCATCCGGAAAAGGATATCTACTGGGGTTCGGAAAAGAAGTGGCTGGCCCCCAGCGGTGGCGAAGGCAGCCGCTATTCGGGTAGCCGGACTCTGGAAAACCCGCTGGCCGCAGTAATGATGGGCCTGATATACGTCAACCCGGAAGGGGTGGATGGCCAGCCGGATCCGCAAAAGACCGCACATGACATCCGCGAGACATTTGCCCGCATGGCAATGAATGACGAGGAAACCGTTGCCCTGACCGCAGGTGGCCACACTGTAGGCAAGACCCATGGCAATGGCGACGCCTCCCGGCTGGGCGCAGCACCGGAAGGTGCCGATCTGGAAGAACAGGGCCTGGGCTGGATGAATCACACCAGCCGCGGCATTGGCCGTGACACGGTAACCAGCGGTATCGAAGGTGCCTGGACCACCCACCCCACCCAGTGGGACAACGGCTACTTCGACATGCTGCTGGGTCATGAATGGACGCTGAGCAAGAGCCCGGCGGGTGCCTGGCAATGGGTGCCGATCGATATCCGCGAGGAAGACAAGCCGGTTGATGTGGAAAACCCGGACATCCGCTGTATGCCGATCATGACAGACGCCGACATGGCCATGAAAGTTGATCCGGAATACCGCAAGATTTCCGAGCGCTTCCACCAGGACCCGGCCTACTTCTCCGATGTGTTCGCCCGCGCCTGGTTCAAGCTGACCCACCGCGACATGGGCCCGAAAGCCCGCTATATCGGCCCGGATACACCGCAGGAAGAATTGATCTGGCAAGACCCGATCCCGGCTGGTCGCACTGACTACGATGTAGATGCAGTCAAGGCAAAGATCGCGGCCAGTGGCCTGAGTATTGCCGAACTGGTCTGCACCGCCTGGGACAGTGCACGCACCTTCCGTGGTTCGGACAAACGCGGCGGTGCCAATGGTGCACGTATCCGCCTGGCACCGCAAAAGGATTGGGCGGGCAACGAACCGGCCCAACTGGCCAAAGTATTGGCTGTACTTGAGAAAATCGCTGCCGAATTTTCCATCAGTGTGGCGGATGCCATCGTCTTGGGTGGCAATGTCGGTATCGAACAGGCTGCCAAGGCTGCAGGACATGCGTTGACTCTTCCCTTTGCACCGGGTCGCGGCGATGCCACAGCAGAACAGACCGATGCCGATTCCTTTGCCGTGCTGGAACCGCTGGCTGATGGCTTCCGCAACTGGCTGAAGCAGGACTTTACCGTCAGTGCTGAGGAATTGCTGCTGGACCGTGCACAGCTGATGCGACTGACTGCCAGTGAAATGACGGTTCTGGTTGGCGGCCTGCGGGTACTGGACAGCAACCATGGCAGCAGCAAGCTGGGGGTGTTTACCGACCGTCCAGGCCAGTTGACCACCGACTTCTTTGTCAACCTAACTGACATGGCCTACACCTGGAAACCGGCCGGGCGTAATCTGTACGAGATTTGCGAGCGCAGCACCGGCGCGGTGAAATGGACTGCAAGCCGCGTAGATCTGGTATTCGGCTCCAACTCCATCCTGCGCGCCTATGCCGAGGTCTATGCCCAGGATGATAACCAGCAAAAGTTCATCCAGGACTTTGCTGCCGCCTGGACCAAGGTGATGAATGCCGATCGTTATGATCTGAGCTGA
- a CDS encoding DODA-type extradiol aromatic ring-opening family dioxygenase — translation MSNQQAALFISHGAPTLPIEDSPTRHFLTQLGQTLPRPRAIIVVSAHWESTIPMVNLAENPETMYDFGGFPSILYTLRYPARTDLKLAADVVDKLRESGLRIGTTDQRSLDHGMWTPLMLMYPEADIPLVMVSLPHGASADTFFQMGRALRALRDDNVLIIGSGSYTHNLWQLSPDGSATPPWAAAFANWMDLALQENRQQDILRWKQLAPLARENHPTDEHFNPLLVVMGAASDATAPVKLHDDWRMGSLSMACWRFD, via the coding sequence ATGAGCAACCAACAAGCAGCACTGTTCATCTCTCACGGCGCACCCACGCTTCCTATTGAAGACAGTCCAACCCGCCACTTTCTGACGCAATTGGGCCAAACCCTGCCGCGTCCACGTGCCATCATCGTGGTATCGGCACACTGGGAAAGCACTATTCCCATGGTCAACCTGGCGGAAAACCCGGAAACCATGTACGACTTTGGCGGTTTTCCTTCCATTCTGTACACCCTGCGCTACCCCGCCCGTACCGATCTCAAGCTGGCAGCTGATGTCGTGGACAAGCTGCGTGAATCGGGCCTGCGCATAGGAACCACCGACCAGCGCAGCCTGGATCATGGCATGTGGACGCCACTGATGTTGATGTACCCAGAGGCAGATATCCCGCTAGTCATGGTGTCGCTACCGCATGGTGCCAGTGCAGATACCTTTTTCCAGATGGGTCGCGCACTTAGGGCACTGCGAGACGATAATGTGCTGATCATCGGCTCTGGCAGCTACACGCATAATCTATGGCAACTCAGCCCAGACGGTAGCGCAACGCCACCATGGGCTGCCGCCTTTGCCAACTGGATGGATCTAGCCCTGCAGGAAAACCGTCAGCAGGATATCCTGCGCTGGAAGCAGCTGGCCCCGCTGGCTCGCGAAAACCACCCGACGGATGAACATTTCAACCCGCTACTGGTGGTAATGGGAGCCGCATCGGATGCTACCGCCCCGGTGAAACTGCACGACGACTGGCGCATGGGTTCGCTCTCCATGGCCTGCTGGCGTTTTGACTGA
- the feoB gene encoding ferrous iron transport protein B produces MKRFALIGLPNTGKSTVFNRLTGMSQRVGNWPGLTVDLTSARLLLGGSMVELVDLPGVNDLTGYTDDEAVVRDVLMSTAFDAVVLVLNAAQLDRQLPLALQVLASGLPAVLVLNMADEARLLGVQLDVEALQQRLGIPVVLVSAKRMEGWPRLMDALNRQAAETKTPCHAALDQIPETREAIDMARARLSGVWSLPPVLPQGVTEKVDAWLMHPWLGLPLFFAFMALLFNLTYQIGTPLQDVVGAGLDWFKAAALGPWTSALPAIVQSLLLDGIWQGVSTVVTFAPILFVFFILMAMVEDSGYLARAAYLTDAFMARLGLDGRGFVMQLMGFGCNVPAILGTRVMRERKQRLLTMLIIPFSLCSARLQVVVFFAGILFRPQQAPWVLLLLYLLSFAVAIFTAWVFKHRYQGNEAFLLEVPPYRLPGVRHMLIRAVGEVRAFLELASSFILMGVVLVWLVSHIPAGDNKTLADMLGSLMAPVLDPIGIKHELAVALLVGFVAKEILLGGLAVIYGVPEAGLGAALLHHLDWASAMSFLIFTLVYVPCLSTVAAIRRESKSRAFTALSVGWSVLLAWVISFAFYQGLHLLR; encoded by the coding sequence ATGAAGCGATTTGCCTTGATCGGCTTACCCAATACCGGAAAATCCACCGTTTTCAACCGCCTGACCGGCATGTCGCAGCGGGTGGGGAACTGGCCCGGCCTGACGGTGGATCTCACCAGCGCACGACTGTTGCTGGGCGGCAGTATGGTGGAGCTGGTGGATCTGCCCGGTGTGAACGACCTTACCGGTTATACCGACGATGAAGCCGTGGTGAGGGATGTGTTGATGAGCACGGCCTTTGATGCGGTAGTGCTGGTGCTCAATGCGGCCCAGCTTGACCGCCAGCTTCCATTGGCACTGCAGGTTCTGGCCAGTGGCTTGCCTGCCGTACTGGTTCTGAATATGGCGGACGAAGCGCGTTTGCTGGGGGTGCAACTGGATGTAGAAGCCTTGCAACAGCGGCTGGGTATTCCCGTGGTGCTGGTGTCGGCCAAGCGTATGGAAGGGTGGCCGCGGCTGATGGATGCGCTGAATCGTCAGGCTGCCGAGACCAAGACGCCTTGCCATGCTGCGCTGGATCAGATTCCGGAAACGCGTGAGGCCATTGACATGGCGCGTGCCCGCCTGTCGGGGGTGTGGTCCTTGCCCCCAGTGCTGCCGCAGGGCGTGACCGAGAAAGTGGATGCCTGGCTGATGCATCCCTGGCTGGGTTTACCGCTGTTTTTTGCCTTCATGGCCTTGCTGTTCAATCTGACATACCAGATTGGCACGCCATTGCAGGATGTGGTGGGTGCCGGCCTGGACTGGTTCAAGGCGGCGGCACTTGGCCCGTGGACCAGTGCATTGCCGGCCATCGTGCAAAGCCTGCTGCTGGACGGTATCTGGCAAGGTGTTTCCACCGTGGTGACGTTTGCCCCCATCCTCTTCGTATTCTTCATCCTGATGGCCATGGTGGAGGATAGTGGCTATCTGGCTCGGGCTGCTTATCTGACAGATGCCTTCATGGCACGCCTGGGTCTGGATGGCCGTGGTTTTGTCATGCAGTTGATGGGCTTTGGTTGCAATGTACCGGCCATTCTGGGAACGCGGGTGATGCGTGAGCGCAAGCAAAGGCTACTCACCATGCTGATCATTCCCTTCTCGCTATGTTCGGCCCGTTTGCAGGTAGTCGTGTTTTTTGCTGGCATCCTGTTTCGGCCCCAGCAGGCACCCTGGGTATTACTACTGTTGTATCTGCTGAGTTTTGCCGTGGCCATTTTTACCGCATGGGTGTTCAAACACCGTTATCAGGGCAATGAAGCCTTCTTGCTGGAGGTTCCACCATATCGCCTGCCAGGGGTGCGCCACATGCTGATCCGTGCCGTTGGTGAGGTACGGGCCTTTCTGGAGCTGGCGTCCAGCTTCATCCTGATGGGGGTGGTGCTGGTCTGGCTGGTGTCGCACATCCCGGCCGGGGACAACAAGACGCTGGCCGACATGCTGGGCAGCCTGATGGCACCGGTACTCGACCCCATCGGCATCAAGCATGAACTGGCGGTTGCCCTGCTGGTGGGCTTTGTGGCCAAGGAAATCCTGCTGGGTGGCTTGGCGGTGATTTACGGCGTGCCGGAAGCCGGGTTGGGCGCAGCCCTGTTGCACCATCTGGACTGGGCATCGGCCATGAGCTTCCTGATTTTCACCCTGGTGTATGTACCCTGCTTGTCCACCGTGGCAGCAATCCGGCGCGAGTCGAAAAGCCGCGCTTTTACTGCGCTGTCAGTGGGCTGGTCAGTATTGCTGGCCTGGGTGATTTCCTTTGCTTTCTACCAGGGCCTGCATCTGCTGCGCTGA
- a CDS encoding dihydroorotate oxidase, which translates to MANPLYNASGVMCRSVAELEQVRHSAAGAVISKSCTLQPRDGNPEPRYCATAMGSINSMGLPNAGYAYYRDYASSYPYNQGKPLFLSISGMTLEDNLSMLADLAASNLPCIPEVNLSCPNLPGKPQLGYDPDACAITLAEISRIYPGAFGVKLPPYFDPVHFAQMADLLNAFTGVRFVTCINSIGNGLVIDAETESVVIKPKDGLGGLGGSYVLPTALANVREFARLLIGKHVVGCGGINSGREAFMHILAGATAVQIGTCLYEEGEGAFARILGELGDLMLLKGYTCLDDFRGKLKTL; encoded by the coding sequence ATGGCCAATCCTCTGTATAACGCTTCCGGCGTGATGTGCCGCTCTGTTGCCGAACTGGAGCAGGTACGCCATTCCGCCGCCGGCGCGGTCATCAGCAAAAGCTGCACCTTGCAGCCGCGGGATGGCAATCCGGAGCCGCGCTACTGTGCTACCGCCATGGGCAGCATCAACTCCATGGGCCTGCCCAATGCGGGCTACGCCTACTATCGCGACTATGCGAGCAGCTATCCGTACAATCAGGGCAAGCCACTATTTCTGTCCATTTCAGGGATGACGCTGGAAGACAATCTGAGCATGCTGGCAGACCTGGCTGCCAGTAACTTGCCCTGCATCCCGGAGGTAAACCTGTCCTGCCCGAATCTGCCAGGCAAGCCGCAGTTGGGTTACGACCCGGATGCATGTGCGATCACCCTGGCCGAGATCAGCCGTATCTACCCGGGAGCATTTGGTGTCAAGCTACCTCCGTATTTTGACCCGGTTCATTTTGCCCAGATGGCAGATTTGTTGAATGCGTTTACCGGTGTGCGCTTTGTCACCTGTATCAACTCCATCGGCAATGGCCTGGTCATCGATGCGGAGACAGAAAGCGTGGTCATCAAGCCCAAGGATGGTCTGGGTGGGCTGGGCGGCAGTTATGTACTGCCGACGGCACTGGCGAATGTGCGCGAGTTTGCCCGGTTATTGATTGGCAAGCATGTGGTGGGTTGCGGTGGCATCAATAGCGGGCGCGAAGCATTCATGCACATTCTAGCCGGTGCGACTGCAGTGCAGATTGGCACATGTCTGTACGAAGAAGGCGAGGGTGCATTTGCTCGCATTCTGGGAGAGCTGGGCGATCTGATGTTGCTCAAGGGCTATACCTGCTTGGATGATTTCCGTGGCAAGTTGAAAACGCTGTAA
- a CDS encoding tyrosine-type recombinase/integrase has product MATFKFTIDRIADATCPAGKTSSFDYDTEAPGLGLRTTSNGAKSFIFQGYVHGKQFRMTIGDVKSWRLDAPARSNDNSARKEARRLQSLCDAGIDPRQEKQDRKAEAEQKQAEAKRKSATVADAWADYLHHLQTTVSAKTKRPRSARYLADHINLAAAGGETKQRGKGKTVAGPLHPLMALPISELSDKTVASWLNDEAAERPAVAAHAYRLLRAFVAWMAESDSYAGLADANVCTAQRVKEHLPASQSKDDCLQREQLATWFAAMRQLSNPVIAAYLQALLLSGARREELAGLRWENVDFQWASLTIKDKIEGERVIPLTPYTSQLLAALPRRNEWVFSSPTAAEGRLMEPTKAHTRALDAAGLPHVSLHGLRRSFGTLAEWVECPAGVVAQIQGHKPSAIAEKHYRRRPLDLLRMWHTKIEAFILEQAGIEQPDAERTNSGLRLIA; this is encoded by the coding sequence ATGGCAACCTTCAAATTCACGATTGACCGCATAGCAGATGCAACCTGCCCTGCTGGCAAGACCTCCTCCTTCGACTACGACACAGAAGCCCCAGGCTTGGGGCTGCGCACAACCTCCAACGGGGCAAAGTCATTCATTTTTCAAGGCTACGTTCACGGCAAGCAATTCCGTATGACGATTGGCGACGTAAAATCATGGCGACTGGACGCACCCGCCAGAAGCAATGACAACAGCGCCCGCAAGGAAGCCCGCCGTCTGCAATCGCTGTGTGATGCCGGGATAGACCCACGCCAAGAAAAACAGGACAGAAAAGCAGAAGCCGAACAGAAACAAGCTGAGGCCAAGCGCAAGTCTGCGACGGTAGCTGATGCATGGGCAGACTACCTGCATCACTTACAAACAACAGTCAGCGCCAAGACCAAGCGACCGCGCTCTGCTCGTTACCTTGCCGACCATATCAATCTGGCAGCAGCCGGTGGCGAGACAAAACAACGCGGCAAGGGTAAGACCGTAGCAGGGCCACTGCACCCACTCATGGCATTGCCCATATCAGAGCTATCCGACAAGACAGTCGCAAGCTGGCTCAATGATGAGGCAGCGGAACGCCCAGCAGTCGCTGCACATGCTTATCGTCTACTACGCGCCTTTGTTGCATGGATGGCAGAAAGTGACAGCTACGCGGGATTGGCAGATGCCAACGTATGCACAGCCCAGCGTGTGAAAGAACACTTGCCCGCAAGCCAGAGCAAGGACGATTGCTTGCAACGGGAACAACTCGCCACATGGTTTGCCGCCATGCGGCAGTTATCAAACCCGGTTATTGCGGCCTATCTGCAAGCCCTGCTTTTGTCCGGAGCAAGACGCGAGGAACTGGCCGGACTACGCTGGGAGAACGTCGATTTCCAGTGGGCCAGCCTGACCATCAAAGACAAAATTGAGGGAGAGCGCGTCATACCGCTGACCCCATACACCAGCCAGCTACTAGCCGCCCTGCCCCGCCGTAATGAATGGGTATTCTCAAGCCCCACCGCAGCAGAAGGCAGACTGATGGAACCCACCAAAGCCCACACCCGCGCCCTCGATGCTGCTGGACTACCTCATGTCAGCTTGCATGGCCTGCGCCGTTCGTTTGGCACATTGGCCGAGTGGGTAGAGTGTCCCGCTGGTGTTGTCGCACAGATTCAAGGCCACAAGCCCAGTGCGATTGCTGAAAAGCACTATCGGCGCCGCCCGCTAGACCTGCTACGCATGTGGCACACCAAGATAGAAGCATTTATTTTGGAACAGGCAGGAATCGAGCAACCCGATGCAGAAAGAACCAACTCCGGCTTACGACTTATTGCTTAA
- a CDS encoding FeoA family protein: MVSLDKLPVGCKGVVHSLDLSDEAFRRVAAFGLIPGSQFNLSRRAPFGGPLVLEVGCTRFLLRRSLAKFIQVRVAR; the protein is encoded by the coding sequence ATGGTGTCTCTGGACAAGCTCCCTGTGGGGTGCAAAGGGGTGGTGCACAGTCTTGATCTGTCAGATGAGGCCTTCCGCAGGGTGGCAGCCTTTGGCCTTATCCCAGGCAGCCAATTCAATCTGTCCCGTCGTGCGCCGTTTGGTGGCCCGCTGGTATTGGAAGTGGGTTGTACCCGCTTTCTGCTACGACGTAGCCTGGCAAAATTCATTCAGGTTCGGGTAGCAAGATGA
- a CDS encoding recombination-associated protein RdgC, producing the protein MWFKQLSFYRLNGESLHETGKLSQALGKSPFQHCGGLDWFSEGWVAPAAHLDSPVFHVRDCQLLSLKREDKVLPAGVIRDFVDLKVQEIEEKEVRKVGRKEKLALKEQITDDLLPRAFVRTHRTTAYLDCRRGWMMVDSGTASKAEALVSKLREALPPFPAALPRTKLAPHTAMTDWLAAGAAPFGFELDADCELKDGSENGAVIRCTRMDLTADEIRQHIATGKQVTRIGLIWQEKIRFMLTDALQLKRIQFLDVLQEEASQAGDDRESLFEATFTLMSEELGELVDALIEALGGLEDSQASPPVASASSSSDTAGSSSVTPAGDDARDVPWD; encoded by the coding sequence ATGTGGTTTAAGCAACTATCTTTTTATCGCCTGAACGGCGAATCCCTGCACGAAACCGGCAAGCTCTCCCAGGCTCTGGGGAAAAGCCCCTTCCAGCACTGTGGTGGCCTGGACTGGTTCAGTGAAGGCTGGGTAGCGCCAGCTGCGCATCTGGATAGCCCGGTATTCCATGTGCGGGACTGCCAGCTGCTTTCCCTTAAACGCGAGGATAAGGTACTGCCCGCTGGTGTCATCCGTGATTTTGTCGATCTCAAGGTGCAGGAAATAGAAGAAAAGGAAGTACGCAAGGTCGGCCGTAAAGAGAAGCTGGCGCTCAAGGAGCAGATCACCGATGACCTGTTGCCGCGTGCCTTTGTCCGCACCCACCGCACCACAGCCTACCTGGACTGCCGCCGCGGCTGGATGATGGTGGACTCCGGTACAGCGAGCAAGGCCGAGGCGCTGGTATCCAAGCTGCGCGAAGCGCTTCCCCCCTTCCCCGCCGCCCTGCCACGCACCAAGCTGGCCCCCCATACTGCCATGACCGACTGGCTGGCTGCCGGCGCAGCCCCTTTTGGCTTCGAGCTGGATGCCGATTGCGAACTAAAGGATGGTAGCGAAAACGGTGCAGTCATTCGCTGCACCCGTATGGATCTGACAGCAGACGAAATCCGCCAGCATATTGCCACCGGCAAGCAGGTAACGCGCATCGGCCTGATCTGGCAAGAGAAGATTCGCTTCATGCTGACTGACGCACTACAACTCAAGCGCATCCAGTTTCTGGATGTACTCCAGGAAGAAGCCAGCCAGGCCGGGGATGATCGCGAAAGTCTGTTTGAAGCCACCTTCACCCTGATGAGCGAGGAGTTGGGAGAACTGGTAGATGCGCTGATCGAAGCACTTGGCGGGCTGGAAGATAGCCAGGCCAGCCCACCTGTTGCAAGTGCATCTTCATCCTCGGATACCGCTGGCAGCAGCAGCGTCACGCCTGCAGGTGACGATGCCCGGGATGTTCCCTGGGACTGA
- a CDS encoding lysozyme inhibitor LprI family protein, which translates to MQSKIFLTLSLGVFLQYEVSQAAGFDCTKAVTSVEKMICADAYLSKLDSMLNAAFDEAQSETAGYDGDTGQRIDPVGKSQKKWLLTVRNRCQTTTCLESAYKKRIRELKAVVGQ; encoded by the coding sequence ATGCAATCCAAAATTTTCCTAACGCTGTCCCTCGGTGTCTTCCTGCAGTACGAAGTTTCTCAAGCTGCTGGTTTTGACTGTACTAAAGCCGTAACTTCGGTAGAGAAAATGATATGTGCAGATGCCTATCTATCGAAGCTCGATTCAATGCTGAATGCTGCCTTCGATGAGGCTCAGAGTGAGACTGCTGGCTACGATGGAGATACTGGTCAACGAATTGACCCCGTTGGAAAATCCCAAAAAAAGTGGCTGCTGACAGTCAGAAATCGTTGTCAGACGACTACATGTCTTGAGAGTGCTTATAAGAAGCGTATACGAGAGCTAAAAGCAGTTGTCGGGCAGTAG
- the dcd gene encoding dCTP deaminase, with translation MSIKSDKWIRRMAQDHNMIEPFEHNQIKNVNGEKVISFGTSSYGYDIRCADEFKVFTNINSTIVDPKNFDPDSFVEVSGKGYCIIPPNSFALARTVEYFRIPRSVLTVCLGKSTYARCGIIVNVTPFEPEWEGYVTLEFSNTTPLPAKIYANEGVAQVLFFESDEVCDVSYADRAGKYMGQIGVTLPRP, from the coding sequence ATGAGCATCAAATCCGACAAGTGGATCCGCCGTATGGCGCAAGATCACAACATGATCGAGCCGTTTGAACATAACCAGATCAAAAACGTCAATGGTGAGAAGGTAATCTCCTTCGGCACCTCCAGCTATGGTTACGATATTCGGTGTGCCGACGAATTCAAGGTATTCACCAATATCAACAGCACCATTGTCGACCCCAAGAATTTTGACCCGGACTCTTTTGTCGAAGTATCCGGCAAGGGCTACTGCATCATCCCGCCCAACAGCTTTGCACTGGCCCGCACGGTGGAATACTTCCGCATCCCGCGCTCGGTCCTGACCGTCTGCCTGGGCAAATCCACTTATGCACGCTGCGGCATCATCGTCAACGTGACGCCTTTTGAGCCGGAATGGGAAGGCTATGTAACGCTGGAATTCTCCAATACCACGCCACTGCCGGCCAAAATCTATGCCAACGAAGGGGTCGCGCAGGTATTGTTCTTCGAATCAGACGAAGTATGTGATGTGTCCTATGCCGACCGCGCCGGCAAATACATGGGCCAGATCGGTGTAACCCTGCCACGCCCCTGA
- a CDS encoding helix-turn-helix domain-containing protein: MKQSQSLHTPSLANLIATGCDLLQTNEAAELLRFKPQTLRRWACYDTGPIRPVRVAGKLRWRLSDISMLMSGVTPQ, translated from the coding sequence ATGAAGCAATCTCAATCACTTCACACCCCCAGCCTTGCCAACCTTATTGCAACAGGCTGCGACTTGCTACAAACCAATGAAGCAGCAGAGCTTCTCCGCTTCAAACCTCAAACCCTCCGCCGCTGGGCCTGTTATGACACTGGCCCCATCCGCCCTGTCCGCGTAGCCGGGAAACTCCGCTGGCGCTTATCTGATATTTCAATGCTCATGAGCGGAGTGACTCCGCAATGA
- a CDS encoding YchJ family protein, translating into MSKKKQSSGCPCGLSASFDECCGRYIDAGVLAPTAESLMRSRYAAYTMNNGEYLLASWHQSTRPAELDLSREERFVKWLSLDVLSTQAGGESDEAGVVEFVARYKVNGRAQRLHEISRFRKEEGRWFYVDGDAEEG; encoded by the coding sequence ATGAGCAAGAAAAAACAATCCAGCGGCTGCCCCTGTGGTCTGTCCGCCTCCTTTGACGAATGCTGTGGCCGTTATATTGATGCTGGTGTGCTTGCCCCTACGGCAGAAAGCCTGATGCGTTCCCGTTATGCAGCCTACACCATGAATAATGGTGAATACCTGCTGGCTAGCTGGCATCAATCGACTCGTCCGGCCGAACTGGATCTGTCGCGGGAGGAACGTTTTGTAAAATGGCTGTCGCTGGATGTGCTGAGTACTCAGGCGGGTGGTGAGAGCGATGAAGCCGGCGTGGTAGAGTTTGTTGCTCGCTACAAGGTAAATGGTCGTGCCCAGCGTTTGCATGAAATCAGCCGATTCCGCAAGGAGGAGGGACGCTGGTTCTATGTCGATGGAGATGCTGAAGAAGGCTGA
- a CDS encoding DUF6602 domain-containing protein → MTKPHFDFVTGLIAAAKAEADKLTRHVDHHGLAGEIREPAAQKCVEPFLTQSFRCGTGKIIDSLGNTSDQTDIVVFHKKTVAPVLLSSQLGLFPVECVRYAFEVKSTLSATEIKDANAKFRALAKLKSYPKTDSNGTVIGGPMPASVLLAFSSDIGGDELERYLRHTEDNFPPCTVLCVLGKGYWWYARGKWHGMRCVPNMPPFAEYAAFVTGLMNTLSSEECSIRPFNPGPYMDVIGSVMDALGLKSDDTPPDFFLDLER, encoded by the coding sequence ATGACCAAACCACATTTCGATTTCGTCACCGGTCTAATCGCTGCTGCAAAGGCAGAGGCAGACAAACTAACCAGACATGTAGACCATCACGGACTGGCAGGGGAGATACGTGAACCGGCTGCACAGAAATGCGTAGAGCCGTTCCTAACTCAAAGCTTTCGATGTGGGACAGGGAAGATCATAGACTCGCTCGGAAACACCTCGGATCAGACAGATATTGTCGTTTTTCACAAAAAAACTGTGGCACCAGTTTTGCTCAGCAGCCAACTTGGCCTTTTCCCGGTTGAGTGCGTGAGATACGCGTTTGAGGTGAAATCGACGCTTTCAGCGACCGAGATCAAAGATGCGAACGCTAAATTCCGCGCGCTCGCCAAGTTGAAGTCTTATCCGAAAACTGACTCGAATGGAACGGTAATCGGCGGGCCCATGCCCGCCTCTGTACTCCTTGCTTTTTCTTCTGACATTGGTGGAGACGAGCTGGAGCGGTATCTGAGGCATACCGAAGACAACTTCCCACCATGTACCGTCCTTTGCGTTTTGGGTAAGGGTTATTGGTGGTATGCGAGAGGGAAATGGCACGGGATGCGGTGCGTTCCGAACATGCCACCATTCGCGGAATATGCCGCCTTCGTCACTGGCTTAATGAACACTCTTAGCTCAGAGGAATGTTCGATTAGGCCATTTAATCCGGGGCCGTACATGGATGTGATCGGATCAGTTATGGATGCCCTGGGCCTTAAGTCGGACGACACGCCACCAGATTTTTTTCTCGACCTAGAGCGGTAG